A section of the Cryobacterium soli genome encodes:
- the fdxA gene encoding ferredoxin, whose amino-acid sequence MTYVIALPCVDVKDRACVDECPVDCIYEGERSLYIHPDECVDCGACEPVCPVEAIYYEDDLPEQWADYYKANVEFFDDIGSPGGAAKVGVIAKDHPVISVLPPQVQH is encoded by the coding sequence GTGACGTATGTGATCGCCCTGCCCTGCGTGGACGTTAAAGACCGTGCCTGCGTCGACGAATGTCCCGTCGACTGCATCTACGAGGGTGAACGCTCCCTCTACATCCACCCCGACGAGTGCGTGGACTGTGGGGCCTGCGAGCCCGTCTGCCCCGTCGAGGCCATCTACTACGAAGACGACCTGCCCGAGCAGTGGGCCGACTACTACAAGGCCAACGTCGAGTTCTTCGACGACATCGGCTCGCCCGGCGGCGCCGCCAAGGTGGGTGTGATCGCCAAGGATCACCCGGTGATCTCGGTGCTGCCGCCCCAGGTCCAGCACTAG
- the efeU gene encoding iron uptake transporter permease EfeU, with the protein MLANYLIGLREGLEAALIVTILIAYVVKIGRRDVLPRLWTGVGLAVLLALLLGAILTFGTYGLSFAAQETIGGLLSIIATGLVTWMVFWMLRTARDLKGHLHGSIDKHLVGTGMGLVLVAFLAVGREGIETALFIWAAVQATGETTLPLIGASLGILTAVGLGWLIYAGMLKINLSRFFTWTGAILIVVAAGVLSYGVHDLQEAGILPGLNALAFNVSAVIPPDSWYGTLLKGTLNFSPATTWLELAAWLAYLVPTLTLFIVKSRTTTPARAAAPRQTASAVAAH; encoded by the coding sequence GTGCTCGCAAACTACCTGATCGGCCTGCGTGAAGGCCTCGAAGCCGCGCTGATCGTGACGATCCTGATCGCCTATGTGGTCAAGATCGGCCGCCGCGACGTGCTGCCCCGTCTCTGGACCGGTGTCGGCCTGGCCGTCCTGCTGGCGCTCCTGCTGGGCGCCATCCTCACCTTCGGCACCTACGGGCTGAGCTTCGCCGCCCAGGAGACCATCGGCGGACTGCTCTCCATCATCGCCACCGGCCTGGTCACCTGGATGGTGTTCTGGATGCTGCGCACCGCCCGCGACCTCAAGGGCCACCTGCACGGCAGCATCGACAAGCACCTGGTCGGCACCGGCATGGGCCTGGTGCTCGTCGCCTTCCTCGCCGTCGGCCGCGAGGGCATCGAGACCGCCCTGTTCATCTGGGCGGCCGTGCAGGCCACCGGCGAGACGACCCTGCCGCTGATCGGCGCGAGCCTGGGCATCCTCACGGCCGTCGGCCTGGGCTGGCTCATCTACGCGGGCATGCTCAAGATCAACCTGAGCCGGTTCTTCACCTGGACCGGCGCCATTCTCATCGTGGTCGCCGCCGGGGTGCTCTCCTACGGCGTGCACGACCTGCAGGAAGCCGGCATCCTGCCCGGACTGAACGCCCTCGCGTTCAACGTCTCGGCCGTGATCCCGCCGGACAGCTGGTACGGCACCCTGCTCAAGGGCACCCTCAATTTCTCGCCGGCCACCACCTGGCTCGAACTGGCCGCGTGGCTCGCCTACCTGGTGCCCACGCTCACGCTCTTCATCGTGAAGAGCCGCACCACGACCCCGGCCCGCGCCGCGGCCCCCCGGCAGACCGCCTCCGCGGTCGCCGCCCACTGA
- a CDS encoding DUF6113 family protein, whose product MVMSGSGERVVFVVDAPGDEALLTGGTIARLLDDDAEVTVLFGAVLAERVPDAAAVTAARTALGETDPARWRVLTARPEVDTRDVLGAALTEAQATAVVVGAADRDLRQAAIDAAGDHGVPVFLSSRVSQSTGHRLTAVDVSDQVDRKLHALAAYPNRWAVDGRVVCPGDGSEVLVTGTETFLRGPAVPHPSDPEPPTRATRVLATLMGLAAGVLFGVLGTVAHQTTFSLASVTVPIGLVLALLAAGSLLLGLRLVVGDRLVVGAAAVGLLLTVFLLSLRSTGGSVLVPAGVLGSVWTIVPALVAALVLAWPRIPARAPTA is encoded by the coding sequence ATGGTCATGTCCGGAAGCGGCGAACGGGTGGTCTTCGTGGTGGATGCCCCCGGCGACGAGGCCCTGCTCACGGGCGGCACGATCGCAAGGCTCCTCGACGACGATGCCGAGGTGACGGTTCTGTTCGGGGCGGTGCTGGCGGAGCGCGTGCCGGATGCCGCCGCCGTCACGGCCGCCCGCACCGCGCTCGGCGAGACCGACCCTGCGCGGTGGCGGGTGCTGACCGCCCGGCCGGAGGTGGACACCAGGGACGTGCTTGGCGCGGCCCTGACAGAGGCGCAGGCCACAGCCGTCGTCGTCGGCGCCGCCGACCGCGACCTCCGCCAGGCAGCCATCGATGCCGCGGGGGACCACGGGGTGCCGGTGTTCCTCAGCAGCCGGGTCTCCCAGTCGACGGGGCACCGCCTCACCGCGGTCGACGTGAGCGACCAGGTGGACCGCAAGCTGCACGCGCTGGCCGCCTACCCGAACCGCTGGGCCGTCGACGGTCGCGTTGTGTGCCCCGGCGATGGCAGCGAAGTGCTCGTCACGGGCACCGAGACCTTCCTGCGGGGACCTGCGGTGCCGCATCCGTCCGACCCGGAGCCACCCACCAGGGCCACGCGGGTGCTCGCCACCCTGATGGGGCTGGCCGCCGGTGTGCTCTTCGGGGTGCTGGGCACAGTGGCCCACCAGACCACGTTCTCGCTCGCGTCGGTCACGGTGCCGATCGGGCTGGTCCTGGCGTTGCTGGCCGCGGGTTCGCTGCTGCTCGGCCTGCGCCTGGTGGTCGGTGACCGCCTGGTGGTGGGCGCGGCGGCTGTCGGCCTGCTGCTCACGGTCTTCCTGCTGTCGCTGCGCAGCACGGGCGGCTCGGTACTCGTGCCTGCCGGGGTGCTCGGCTCGGTGTGGACGATAGTTCCCGCACTGGTCGCCGCGCTCGTTCTCGCGTGGCCCCGAATTCCCGCCAGAGCACCGACGGCGTAG